A genomic window from Syntrophorhabdaceae bacterium includes:
- a CDS encoding ORF6N domain-containing protein produces MSKKISLIPAEAIEKVILVIRDQKVMLDSDLAEIYGVETKRLNEQVRRNIERFPSDFMFQLTAEEMQNLKSHFATSSWGGRRKLPYAFTEHGAIMAASVLSTPRAVEMSVFVVRAFVRLRTLLATHKELAAKLTELEKKLTVHDDQIRLIIEAIKQLMTPPELPKKRPIGFRMHKDK; encoded by the coding sequence ATGTCCAAAAAAATATCTTTGATACCAGCTGAGGCAATCGAAAAAGTAATTCTGGTGATCCGGGATCAGAAAGTCATGCTCGATTCGGATCTGGCGGAGATTTACGGCGTCGAGACTAAACGTCTGAATGAGCAGGTCCGCCGCAACATCGAACGTTTCCCTTCTGATTTTATGTTCCAGCTTACCGCTGAGGAGATGCAAAACTTGAAGTCGCATTTTGCGACATCAAGTTGGGGTGGGCGTCGTAAGCTGCCTTATGCCTTTACCGAACATGGAGCTATCATGGCAGCATCAGTCCTCAGCACGCCGAGAGCCGTGGAGATGAGCGTGTTCGTAGTCCGCGCGTTCGTCCGGCTCCGCACGCTTCTCGCGACGCACAAGGAACTCGCTGCAAAACTTACCGAGCTGGAGAAAAAGCTCACGGTCCATGATGATCAAATTCGCCTCATCATAGAGGCTATCAAACAACTGATGACACCTCCCGAGTTGCCGAAGAAAAGACCCATCGGCTTTCGCATGCACAAAGACAAATGA
- a CDS encoding UPF0158 family protein has translation MAGVKFGDIENAFLFVGSASYGEHAAYLNLETGEISYQSEMADIDEIEGQEVDWDQLIEIPHKNDLGLGQSLVFEFVERSLPDDYGRVRDMFKRRGAYSRFKDFLTAKDLLDDWYGFEHEREQAALRSWCEENHIPLVD, from the coding sequence ATGGCCGGCGTGAAGTTCGGCGATATCGAAAATGCTTTTCTTTTTGTTGGTTCAGCTTCCTATGGTGAGCATGCGGCGTATCTCAACCTCGAGACCGGAGAGATATCCTACCAATCAGAGATGGCGGATATTGACGAGATTGAGGGTCAGGAAGTGGATTGGGATCAGCTGATAGAGATTCCCCATAAGAACGATCTCGGTTTGGGACAGTCGCTCGTCTTTGAATTCGTGGAACGCAGCCTGCCCGATGACTATGGACGGGTTCGCGACATGTTCAAACGAAGAGGAGCCTACAGTCGTTTCAAGGACTTCCTGACAGCGAAGGATTTGTTGGACGACTGGTATGGTTTTGAGCACGAGCGAGAGCAAGCGGCCCTACGATCCTGGTGTGAGGAAAACCACATCCCTTTAGTAGATTAG
- a CDS encoding TM0106 family RecB-like putative nuclease, whose protein sequence is MIVDDSIIEDFLNCKYKAYLHALKGPARDTEYGFIQHIETERYRQLYVDHMKAAGFSPDTNAGSASHLESTAVPDRNLFLQPSAAGDGYHITLDALMLGSGKRKGRFQVVAIMTSPKEQVTVQDKLGLAMRMMLFDRAGQPIDLGRMVHGREFNHTVVRHETHQKTVKKLIRELTRLVNTMEEPMLYRHSHCRICCYAPHCLKRLTEKDHLSLVTGLTSREIEEKTSRGIFTVHQLAYAFRPKKFKAMQEKRKRFSPELKALAVKDNKTFVYQVPDIHSQGTEIYLDFEGLPDEQFDYLIGIVVRNGDSETRSSLWANGKEEEKRIFEDLISILLAHPASRIYHYGSYEMRSLSRIFKDHGFSASVLSDINDQAVNLLTYFHQGVYVPTYTNELKDVGRHCGFTWSHKKASGIQSIVWRKRWEMTGRTRYKKLVMQYNIEDCEALVLVKNWLARLHERMETNAGRFERVDWLPSKAQFYFGTNHFLIPDFEKINDCAYFDFQTKVVLPKTNPSFERRKKGVRSKASRKPKVNVQTQVVFPEACPYCGYDRFYRHVVYQRRIIDLRWMKDGIKRWVTQYRTGNLRCIRCRKITTPEKLHPARFGRNVFLWALHLNVTYRLSFEAVKRLLAETFGIKLTRAAIHRYRGVLAEEYRCAYDEILEDMVKGDLIQIDETQAKTGRFDGYVWVFATRSSVYYRYRPSREAGFLKDVLINFNGVLVSDFYSGYDSLPCAQQKCLIHLIRDINDDLLKNPLDAELREMSTRFGGLLGSIVDTINRHGLKRKYLVAHKQKVERFFQEITEQDYLSAFAIKYRERLMRNQERLFTFLDKDGVPWNNNNAEHGIKHFAKYRRSVPGLISVKRLEEHLVFLSIFQTCEYRGLNFLDFLKSGQRTISDFEKLLSEQNTRRQPAHRRKDDAISLCGTPHIMTEA, encoded by the coding sequence AAGTACAAGGCTTACCTGCATGCATTGAAAGGTCCAGCCAGGGACACGGAATATGGGTTCATTCAACACATTGAGACAGAAAGATACAGGCAGCTTTATGTTGATCATATGAAAGCCGCCGGCTTCAGCCCGGATACGAACGCTGGCTCAGCATCGCATCTGGAATCAACTGCCGTTCCCGACCGTAACCTATTCCTCCAGCCATCTGCCGCGGGTGATGGGTACCATATTACCCTTGATGCACTGATGCTCGGCTCCGGTAAACGTAAAGGGCGATTCCAGGTGGTGGCGATAATGACTTCTCCCAAGGAACAGGTGACGGTTCAGGATAAATTGGGCCTGGCCATGAGAATGATGCTGTTCGATAGGGCTGGACAGCCGATTGACCTCGGAAGAATGGTCCACGGCAGGGAGTTCAACCACACGGTTGTCAGGCATGAGACACACCAGAAGACAGTGAAAAAGCTCATAAGGGAACTGACGAGGCTCGTAAACACCATGGAAGAGCCGATGCTCTATAGGCACTCGCACTGCCGCATATGTTGTTACGCGCCCCACTGCCTCAAAAGACTAACCGAGAAAGACCACCTGAGTCTCGTCACTGGATTAACTTCTCGAGAAATAGAGGAAAAGACTAGTAGAGGCATCTTTACGGTTCACCAACTCGCCTATGCCTTTCGGCCCAAAAAATTTAAGGCGATGCAGGAGAAAAGAAAAAGGTTTTCCCCTGAACTGAAAGCGCTGGCAGTCAAGGACAACAAGACGTTTGTTTACCAAGTGCCTGACATTCATTCCCAAGGAACAGAGATTTACCTCGATTTCGAAGGTCTTCCCGATGAGCAGTTCGATTATCTCATCGGTATCGTGGTGAGAAATGGGGACAGCGAGACCAGGTCCTCGCTCTGGGCAAATGGCAAGGAGGAGGAAAAACGGATCTTCGAAGACCTGATTTCGATTCTCCTTGCTCATCCAGCTTCTCGCATCTATCACTACGGCAGTTACGAAATGCGCTCTCTTTCGCGGATCTTTAAAGACCATGGTTTCAGCGCATCCGTGCTGTCCGACATCAACGACCAGGCGGTGAACCTTCTTACCTATTTTCACCAGGGCGTGTACGTGCCGACCTATACCAACGAGCTCAAGGATGTAGGACGGCACTGCGGATTCACATGGAGTCATAAGAAGGCATCAGGAATCCAGAGCATCGTATGGAGAAAGCGCTGGGAAATGACCGGCCGCACCCGCTATAAAAAACTCGTTATGCAATACAATATCGAGGATTGCGAGGCGCTCGTCCTTGTAAAAAACTGGCTTGCAAGGCTCCACGAGCGGATGGAGACGAACGCCGGCCGATTTGAACGGGTCGATTGGCTCCCATCAAAAGCCCAGTTCTATTTTGGTACGAATCACTTCCTTATCCCGGATTTTGAAAAGATAAACGACTGTGCCTACTTCGACTTTCAGACCAAGGTGGTCCTGCCGAAGACGAACCCATCGTTTGAGAGGCGCAAGAAGGGGGTGCGAAGCAAAGCATCCCGGAAACCGAAGGTGAACGTACAGACGCAGGTGGTGTTCCCTGAGGCCTGTCCCTATTGTGGTTATGATCGCTTCTACCGGCATGTTGTGTACCAGAGGCGGATTATCGACTTGCGATGGATGAAAGACGGCATAAAACGATGGGTCACCCAATACCGAACCGGAAATCTGCGCTGCATCAGGTGCCGAAAGATCACGACTCCGGAGAAGCTTCACCCAGCACGCTTCGGACGGAATGTTTTTCTCTGGGCGCTGCATCTGAATGTTACCTATAGGCTGAGCTTCGAGGCCGTCAAGAGACTGCTGGCGGAGACATTCGGTATAAAGCTCACCAGGGCGGCCATTCACCGGTACCGGGGGGTCCTCGCGGAGGAATATCGCTGCGCCTACGACGAGATTCTAGAGGATATGGTGAAGGGTGATTTGATCCAGATCGATGAAACACAGGCGAAGACGGGAAGATTTGATGGCTACGTGTGGGTATTCGCGACCCGCAGCAGCGTCTATTACCGGTACCGCCCGTCGAGAGAGGCGGGCTTCTTGAAAGACGTATTAATCAACTTTAACGGTGTACTGGTATCCGACTTTTACTCCGGGTACGACTCACTTCCGTGCGCACAGCAGAAATGCCTCATCCACCTCATCCGTGACATAAATGATGATCTGCTCAAGAATCCTCTCGATGCGGAGTTAAGGGAGATGTCAACGAGGTTTGGAGGCCTCCTTGGGTCTATCGTTGATACAATAAACCGTCACGGCCTGAAGCGGAAATACCTTGTCGCGCACAAGCAAAAGGTTGAACGGTTTTTCCAGGAGATCACAGAGCAGGATTATCTCTCCGCGTTTGCCATCAAATACCGGGAGAGATTGATGAGAAACCAAGAGAGGCTCTTCACCTTTCTCGATAAGGATGGGGTACCGTGGAATAATAACAACGCCGAGCATGGCATAAAGCATTTTGCGAAATATAGAAGAAGTGTACCCGGTCTCATTTCTGTGAAGCGATTAGAGGAACATCTGGTTTTCCTCAGCATTTTTCAGACCTGCGAATATCGTGGTTTGAATTTTCTGGACTTCCTCAAGTCAGGCCAGAGAACTATATCCGATTTCGAGAAGCTGTTAAGTGAGCAAAACACGCGCCGTCAACCTGCTCATAGGCGCAAGGATGATGCTATAAGCCTCTGCGGAACTCCGCACATAATGACAGAGGCCTAA